The following are encoded in a window of Caldicellulosiruptoraceae bacterium PP1 genomic DNA:
- a CDS encoding glycosidase, which translates to MRRVFNKKDIFVRYSGNPIITVFDIPYSANAVFNAGATRFNNEVLLLLRVEDRQGKSHLTVARSSDGKTNWKIDKTPFIYPQPSINVYEEFGCEDPRVTYISEDGYYYITYTAYSRYGPSVALARTKNFKKAEKLGIIFPPNNKDAVLFPEKVNGKYVLLHRPVAGDIEHIWIAYSDDLIKWGGHEVVLVEKGGPWWDGFKVGAGSVPIKTNEGWLVIYHGVKMMASGPIYRLGAALLDIENPSKVRKRCPEWLLSPQEVYERIGDVNNVVFTCGTVEDGNTIYLYYGAADSCIALAFAEINKILSILIKGDSK; encoded by the coding sequence ATGAGAAGAGTTTTTAATAAAAAAGATATTTTTGTTAGATACTCCGGGAATCCAATTATCACTGTATTTGATATTCCGTATTCTGCAAATGCTGTTTTTAATGCTGGTGCTACAAGATTTAATAATGAAGTTCTTTTGCTTTTACGTGTTGAAGATAGACAAGGAAAATCGCATCTTACTGTTGCAAGAAGTAGTGATGGCAAAACAAATTGGAAGATTGATAAAACCCCATTTATTTATCCACAACCTTCAATAAATGTCTATGAAGAATTTGGCTGTGAAGATCCAAGAGTTACCTATATATCTGAAGATGGGTATTATTATATAACTTATACTGCATATTCAAGGTATGGACCTTCGGTTGCTCTTGCAAGAACAAAAAATTTTAAGAAGGCTGAGAAATTAGGTATAATTTTTCCACCCAATAACAAAGACGCTGTTTTATTCCCAGAGAAGGTTAATGGAAAGTACGTATTACTTCATAGACCAGTAGCTGGTGATATAGAACATATATGGATAGCATATTCTGATGACTTAATAAAATGGGGAGGACATGAAGTAGTTCTTGTTGAAAAAGGTGGCCCATGGTGGGATGGTTTTAAAGTAGGTGCTGGATCAGTTCCTATTAAAACAAATGAGGGATGGCTTGTAATATATCATGGGGTTAAAATGATGGCAAGTGGTCCTATTTATAGACTAGGTGCTGCATTGTTGGATATAGAAAACCCTTCAAAGGTCAGAAAAAGATGCCCAGAATGGCTATTGTCTCCACAAGAGGTTTATGAACGAATTGGCGATGTTAATAATGTAGTATTCACTTGTGGGACTGTTGAAGATGGAAATACTATTTATCTTTATTATGGTGCTGCTGATTCATGTATTGCATTAGCATTTGCAGAAATTAATAAAATCCTTTCAATTTTAATAAAAGGTGATTCAAAGTAA